The Dethiosulfovibrio peptidovorans DSM 11002 genome has a window encoding:
- a CDS encoding ParB/RepB/Spo0J family partition protein yields the protein MAQRRSLGKGLDALLPKDVTPSIPKTLPVKELKPNPDQPRKDFDEEGIRELAASIKVHGILQPLLVTKKDGGYMIVAGERRWRAAREAGIKDVPVHLFDGDDGAILEVSLVENVQREDLSPVEVAMSLKELMDRFSLSQDNLAEKVGWSRPAVANKLRLLKLPTEVLGLISEGALSERHGRALLSLDTIESTIKMGKAAAEKGWTVRELERKIAESTEEIPQEKRKKRTPSWGDDLSPYDVGVSMTGRGNKMKLILSGLNKVQIERIGEILSRESDRLFPGK from the coding sequence ATGGCTCAAAGAAGATCTTTAGGCAAGGGACTGGACGCTCTACTCCCAAAGGACGTGACCCCTTCGATACCCAAGACCCTCCCTGTCAAGGAACTCAAACCCAACCCGGATCAACCGAGGAAGGACTTCGACGAAGAAGGGATAAGGGAACTGGCTGCCTCCATAAAGGTACACGGCATCCTTCAACCCCTGCTGGTCACGAAAAAAGACGGCGGATACATGATAGTCGCAGGAGAAAGACGATGGAGGGCCGCGAGAGAGGCCGGGATCAAGGACGTGCCGGTTCACCTGTTCGACGGAGACGACGGAGCCATACTGGAGGTCTCCCTGGTGGAGAACGTACAGAGAGAGGATCTGTCACCGGTCGAGGTAGCCATGTCCCTCAAGGAACTGATGGACCGTTTCTCACTGTCTCAGGACAATCTGGCGGAGAAGGTCGGTTGGAGCCGTCCGGCGGTGGCGAACAAACTCAGACTGTTGAAGCTACCTACGGAGGTTTTAGGGCTGATATCGGAAGGGGCCCTATCGGAGAGGCACGGGAGAGCTCTTCTATCCCTTGATACAATTGAGTCGACGATAAAGATGGGGAAGGCCGCGGCGGAAAAAGGCTGGACCGTTCGAGAACTGGAAAGAAAGATCGCCGAGTCTACCGAGGAAATTCCCCAGGAGAAGAGAAAAAAAAGGACCCCTTCTTGGGGAGACGACCTATCCCCCTACGACGTCGGGGTGTCCATGACCGGACGAGGCAATAAAATGAAGCTCATTCTATCGGGACTGAACAAAGTCCAGATCGAGCGAATAGGCGAGATACTATCCCGAGAAAGCGACCGATTATTTCCCGGGAAATAA
- a CDS encoding TRAP transporter small permease: MTKDRKSAGRGVFSLAERLGNGLERFLEVPVLILSIVMTASVLAGVFFRYVLRSPLGWSEELSRYVMIWMALLSVALCIWRQEHVGVTMFIKKLPRLLAKTLVFASNGLVMFFLYILLTYGLKMAERGKSQIATGLGTTMEWWLMAVPVSAGICMVMLACKMVLDVRRRDLDEILMSEELVDAVKREEGLDF; this comes from the coding sequence ATGACGAAGGATAGAAAAAGCGCGGGCCGGGGAGTATTCTCCCTGGCCGAGCGCCTCGGAAACGGTCTGGAGAGGTTCCTGGAGGTCCCGGTACTGATACTGTCGATCGTCATGACCGCATCGGTGCTCGCCGGGGTCTTCTTCCGATACGTCCTTCGATCCCCACTGGGATGGAGCGAGGAGCTCTCCCGTTACGTGATGATATGGATGGCCCTGCTGTCGGTGGCCCTTTGCATATGGAGGCAGGAGCACGTTGGAGTGACTATGTTCATAAAAAAACTTCCCCGGCTTCTGGCCAAGACCCTGGTCTTCGCCTCCAACGGACTGGTCATGTTCTTCCTTTACATACTTTTGACCTATGGGCTCAAGATGGCCGAGAGGGGCAAGTCCCAGATAGCCACCGGACTGGGGACCACCATGGAATGGTGGCTTATGGCTGTACCAGTCAGCGCCGGTATATGCATGGTGATGCTTGCCTGCAAGATGGTGTTGGACGTCAGACGGAGGGATCTGGACGAGATTCTGATGTCGGAGGAGCTGGTGGACGCGGTCAAGAGAGAGGAAGGACTGGACTTTTAG
- the rsmG gene encoding 16S rRNA (guanine(527)-N(7))-methyltransferase RsmG, whose amino-acid sequence MNYGTSDQVHVTVEIPPLDERIETKLRTYSEILARWSSDKVRLTGPKDEDTIWKDHVRDSLYALELLPHSGRLVDVGTGGGLPGLAWAICRPDLEITLLDSQSKKTGALESIVSELEVENVSVIWGRSEQLALEEREIYDLAAARGVSEAGIVAEYLSPLVKVGGTALSIKGPGYREELAKIKGQWDLLGLDYPRIFDYVNGERQGFLLAFPKRSHCPEVYPRRPGKAEKKPWWEAKK is encoded by the coding sequence ATGAATTACGGCACGTCGGATCAGGTTCACGTAACGGTGGAGATTCCCCCTCTGGACGAGAGGATCGAGACGAAACTCAGGACCTATTCGGAAATCCTGGCTCGATGGTCCTCCGACAAGGTCCGGCTAACCGGACCGAAGGACGAGGATACCATCTGGAAGGACCACGTCAGAGACTCCCTTTACGCTCTGGAGCTCCTGCCCCATTCCGGCAGGCTAGTAGACGTGGGCACGGGAGGCGGCCTTCCGGGGCTCGCCTGGGCCATATGCCGCCCCGACCTGGAGATAACCCTTCTGGACAGCCAGAGCAAGAAAACCGGAGCTCTGGAGTCGATAGTATCCGAGTTGGAGGTAGAGAACGTCTCGGTCATATGGGGACGATCTGAACAGCTGGCCCTGGAGGAAAGGGAGATCTACGACCTGGCGGCGGCCAGAGGGGTCAGCGAGGCCGGTATAGTGGCCGAGTACCTGTCTCCCCTCGTGAAGGTAGGGGGTACGGCTCTGTCCATAAAAGGTCCGGGATACCGGGAGGAACTGGCCAAGATAAAGGGCCAGTGGGATCTTCTGGGATTGGACTACCCAAGGATATTCGACTACGTAAACGGAGAACGTCAGGGTTTCCTCCTGGCATTCCCAAAGAGATCCCACTGTCCGGAGGTCTACCCCAGACGGCCGGGCAAGGCGGAGAAAAAACCCTGGTGGGAGGCGAAAAAATGA
- a CDS encoding DctP family TRAP transporter solute-binding subunit has product MKRRVTIIALALVVALCSSALAGPKVLKLAHLNPQQPFENATGAMAAVFKSMVEAGTNGSVQVKIFPAGQLGNERETMEQVKVGVVQSYIASAGGMAPFYPLYGVLDIPFAVPNYAVAWKVFDGPFGEYLKEDIKKVTGFKVLGFGEAGGFFQLSNSVRPIKTVEDMKGLKMRTMTLPTHQNLMKTYGAAATPIAWAEVYTALQTGVADGQHNPLPIVLLGKLYEVQKYLTLTNHIYSTYCWIMNDEFWDGLSDQEKEVVNSSAITAIVAGRGLNRIIEGSDRGLPTIIEKGMEVNTPTPEAMEKFREMGKDSAMVFIKENFGDKGVEIADLYLEAIDDAVDELEDD; this is encoded by the coding sequence ATGAAGCGTAGAGTGACGATTATAGCCCTGGCGTTGGTGGTGGCGCTGTGTTCCTCCGCCCTGGCGGGACCGAAGGTCCTTAAACTGGCCCATCTTAACCCTCAGCAGCCCTTCGAGAACGCCACTGGAGCCATGGCGGCTGTGTTCAAGAGCATGGTCGAGGCCGGAACCAACGGCTCGGTTCAGGTGAAGATATTTCCAGCGGGACAGCTTGGCAACGAGAGAGAGACGATGGAGCAGGTCAAGGTCGGAGTGGTCCAGAGCTACATAGCCTCCGCCGGGGGAATGGCTCCTTTCTATCCCCTTTACGGCGTCCTGGACATTCCCTTCGCCGTTCCCAACTACGCGGTGGCCTGGAAGGTCTTCGACGGCCCCTTCGGCGAATACCTCAAGGAGGATATCAAAAAGGTAACCGGCTTCAAGGTCCTAGGTTTCGGCGAGGCGGGAGGATTCTTCCAGCTCTCCAATAGCGTTCGTCCCATAAAGACCGTGGAGGACATGAAGGGCCTCAAGATGCGCACCATGACCCTTCCCACCCATCAGAATCTCATGAAGACCTACGGGGCCGCCGCGACCCCCATAGCTTGGGCCGAGGTCTACACGGCGCTCCAGACCGGGGTAGCCGACGGACAGCATAACCCCCTTCCCATCGTTCTTCTCGGGAAGCTATACGAGGTTCAGAAGTACCTCACCCTCACCAACCATATATACAGCACCTACTGTTGGATCATGAACGACGAGTTCTGGGACGGCCTCAGCGACCAAGAGAAGGAGGTAGTCAACTCCTCCGCGATAACTGCCATAGTGGCGGGACGAGGCCTCAACAGGATCATCGAGGGATCCGACAGAGGACTTCCCACCATCATAGAGAAGGGCATGGAGGTCAACACCCCGACTCCGGAGGCTATGGAGAAATTCCGCGAGATGGGCAAGGACTCGGCAATGGTGTTCATAAAGGAGAACTTCGGCGATAAGGGCGTGGAGATAGCGGATCTCTATCTCGAGGCCATAGACGACGCAGTGGACGAGCTGGAAGACGATTAG
- a CDS encoding ParA family protein: MITIAVTNQKGGVGKTTCCVNLSAELGRLGHRVLVVDTDPQGNCSSGLGHDRESSPKSLYDILIDGSDIQDVVVETPWEGVSLVPANINLAGAEVELSSAISRESRLKGALSTVEDLYDIAIVDCPPSLGLLTVNALVAAKRLLIPIQCEYYALEGVGQLARTVDLVRQYLNPNLNMDGVVLTMFDSRTRLANDVVTEVREGFGDAAFETLIPRNVTLSEAPSYGKPISYYQENCKGALAYRDLAREVEGRWLKEDL, from the coding sequence ATGATAACCATAGCCGTAACGAACCAGAAAGGCGGAGTAGGAAAGACCACCTGCTGCGTCAATCTATCGGCGGAGTTGGGAAGGCTGGGACACAGGGTACTGGTGGTGGACACCGACCCCCAGGGCAACTGCTCCAGCGGACTGGGGCACGACAGGGAGAGCTCTCCCAAAAGCCTCTACGACATACTGATCGACGGCTCCGACATACAGGACGTCGTCGTGGAGACCCCATGGGAAGGGGTCTCCCTGGTTCCAGCCAACATAAACCTGGCCGGAGCGGAGGTAGAGCTTTCTTCCGCCATAAGCAGGGAGTCCAGGCTGAAGGGGGCTTTATCCACGGTGGAGGACCTTTACGACATAGCCATAGTGGACTGTCCACCGTCCTTGGGGCTTCTGACGGTCAACGCCCTGGTGGCGGCGAAACGACTACTGATCCCCATTCAGTGCGAGTACTACGCCCTGGAGGGAGTCGGCCAGCTGGCCAGGACTGTGGACCTGGTAAGACAGTACCTGAACCCAAACCTCAACATGGACGGGGTCGTGCTTACCATGTTCGACAGCAGGACCAGGTTGGCCAACGACGTCGTAACGGAGGTAAGAGAGGGATTCGGCGATGCCGCTTTCGAGACCCTGATACCCCGAAACGTCACACTGTCGGAGGCGCCCAGTTACGGCAAGCCCATAAGCTACTATCAGGAAAACTGCAAAGGAGCCCTGGCCTACAGGGATCTGGCAAGAGAGGTGGAAGGCCGATGGCTCAAAGAAGATCTTTAG
- the thrC gene encoding threonine synthase, whose amino-acid sequence MGKAVKLECAICGKTYDPDPEFTTCPDCGIDGTMHVLYDYEEIGETMTAESLARDPNRSLWRYLPLLPVSDVDAVPALQVGWTPLYDSKALAERYGVGRLLVKDDGRNPTASYKDRASAVATAMAKELGRDVVACASTGNAASSLSGFAAVSGLKSVIFVPEAAPEAKVTQLLVYGSRVFSVRGDYEETVNLAIEAIDSEGWYNRNCAINPYLVEGKKTCAMEIAEQMGWKVPDRVITSVGDGCIISSLYKGFLDLKRIGLIDRIPAITGVQAEGACPVHDAVRSGADRVTFGPADTVADSISVGAPRNWAKALNAVRSSGGTTVTVSDQEILEAMTELARATGVFGEPAGVTSFAGFKKMSNQGTLGSDEVVAIVVTGNGLKDAASARKAVEAPTSVDPSMESLLKVLKR is encoded by the coding sequence GTGGGGAAGGCAGTAAAGCTTGAGTGCGCCATCTGTGGAAAGACCTACGACCCCGATCCGGAGTTCACCACCTGTCCCGACTGCGGCATAGACGGGACCATGCACGTTCTCTACGATTACGAGGAAATCGGGGAGACCATGACCGCAGAGTCTCTGGCGAGGGATCCGAACAGGTCCCTGTGGCGCTACCTCCCACTGCTTCCGGTTTCGGACGTCGACGCCGTTCCGGCACTTCAGGTGGGATGGACCCCCCTATACGATTCCAAGGCCCTGGCCGAGAGATACGGCGTAGGTCGCCTTCTGGTCAAGGACGACGGAAGAAACCCTACGGCGTCCTACAAGGACAGGGCAAGCGCCGTCGCAACCGCCATGGCGAAGGAGCTCGGAAGAGACGTGGTGGCCTGCGCCTCCACCGGCAACGCCGCCAGCTCTCTGTCGGGATTTGCGGCTGTCTCCGGGCTGAAAAGCGTGATCTTCGTTCCGGAGGCCGCACCTGAGGCCAAGGTAACCCAGCTTCTGGTCTACGGATCCCGGGTGTTCTCCGTCAGGGGAGACTACGAGGAGACGGTCAACCTGGCCATAGAGGCCATAGATTCGGAGGGCTGGTACAACAGAAATTGCGCCATTAACCCCTATCTGGTGGAGGGAAAGAAGACCTGCGCCATGGAGATAGCCGAGCAGATGGGCTGGAAAGTTCCGGACAGGGTTATAACCTCCGTCGGAGACGGCTGCATAATAAGCAGCCTCTACAAGGGATTCCTGGACCTCAAGAGGATCGGCCTGATAGACCGGATTCCCGCCATAACAGGCGTCCAGGCAGAGGGAGCCTGTCCCGTCCACGATGCCGTACGGTCCGGAGCGGACAGGGTGACCTTTGGTCCCGCTGATACCGTGGCGGACAGCATATCGGTGGGAGCTCCCAGAAACTGGGCCAAGGCGCTGAACGCCGTGAGATCCAGCGGAGGGACCACCGTGACAGTGTCGGACCAGGAGATACTGGAGGCCATGACGGAACTGGCCCGGGCTACAGGAGTCTTCGGAGAGCCGGCCGGTGTGACGTCCTTCGCCGGATTCAAAAAGATGTCGAACCAGGGAACGCTGGGATCGGACGAGGTTGTGGCAATAGTGGTGACGGGAAACGGACTAAAGGACGCGGCTTCGGCCAGAAAAGCGGTGGAGGCACCTACATCGGTGGATCCGTCGATGGAATCGCTCCTGAAGGTGCTGAAACGGTAG
- a CDS encoding M20/M25/M40 family metallo-hydrolase — translation MDEARRDDLVQLCQGLVRYPSPSGEEGEIAAFLRSVMVSLGYDSVHVDGYGSLIGTVDFGSPGPTLLLEAQMDHAESGDPGEWRHYPFGGRVESGRIYGRGATDQKGILAAMVLALAWLKQDRRESLCGRAVMAAMVHQESFERAASKLVADRVSPDGVVSGEPSDLTVERGQRGRASIAVDTFGRMEHSSMGDNSSADMMVRLVSRLKEDYVPKVDPFFGEATLTLTSLHSYPVDVRTTMPVRCRATFDRRILPGETAESVMRDIKASISSAVRDIPGLEARAFLDGGDGHCYTGAMISSEGFAPAWEIEEEHPFVGLVLEGVAEAGLEPILSNRSGFGTNGCIYGGEMSVPTVVFGPSRRELAHVVDEYIEVDQLALGCKCYGSIAEKFLARKEEIPGGEGSKA, via the coding sequence ATGGACGAAGCCAGACGGGACGATCTTGTCCAACTCTGTCAGGGACTGGTTAGATATCCCAGTCCATCGGGAGAGGAAGGAGAGATCGCCGCCTTTTTGCGGTCCGTCATGGTATCCCTGGGTTACGACTCCGTCCATGTCGACGGTTACGGCAGCCTGATAGGCACGGTGGACTTCGGTTCGCCCGGTCCCACCTTGCTTTTAGAGGCCCAGATGGACCATGCCGAATCGGGAGACCCGGGAGAATGGCGCCATTATCCCTTCGGAGGCCGGGTCGAATCGGGCCGGATCTACGGTCGGGGTGCCACCGATCAGAAGGGCATCTTGGCCGCCATGGTGCTGGCACTGGCCTGGCTGAAGCAGGATAGGAGAGAGTCCCTCTGCGGCAGAGCCGTCATGGCCGCCATGGTCCACCAGGAGAGTTTCGAGAGGGCCGCATCCAAACTGGTAGCCGATAGGGTGAGCCCCGACGGGGTAGTGTCCGGAGAGCCGTCGGACCTGACGGTGGAACGGGGACAGAGGGGAAGGGCCTCCATAGCGGTCGATACCTTCGGCCGTATGGAACACAGCTCCATGGGGGACAATAGCTCGGCTGACATGATGGTCCGACTCGTCTCCCGGCTGAAGGAGGACTACGTGCCAAAGGTGGATCCCTTCTTCGGAGAGGCGACCTTGACTCTAACTAGCCTTCACTCCTATCCGGTGGACGTAAGGACTACCATGCCAGTCCGTTGCCGAGCCACCTTCGACAGGAGGATCCTTCCCGGCGAGACGGCCGAGTCCGTGATGAGAGACATAAAGGCGTCCATTTCCTCCGCCGTGAGGGATATTCCGGGCCTGGAGGCTCGGGCCTTCCTGGACGGAGGCGACGGGCACTGCTACACCGGGGCGATGATAAGCTCCGAGGGATTCGCTCCGGCCTGGGAGATCGAGGAGGAGCATCCCTTCGTAGGACTGGTCCTGGAGGGCGTCGCCGAGGCGGGGTTGGAACCGATTCTCTCGAACAGATCCGGCTTCGGCACGAACGGATGTATATATGGAGGAGAAATGTCGGTTCCCACGGTGGTCTTCGGCCCCTCAAGGAGGGAGCTCGCCCACGTAGTGGACGAATACATAGAGGTGGATCAACTGGCCCTCGGCTGTAAATGCTACGGCTCCATAGCCGAGAAGTTTCTTGCTCGAAAGGAGGAGATCCCAGGTGGGGAAGGCAGTAAAGCTTGA
- a CDS encoding LysR family transcriptional regulator, with the protein MSLHQLRTFCTLVEEGSFTRTAERLYLSQPSVSQHIATLEKEYDVILFNRRGRSLSLTPEGNALYTLALDVLQRSDSIPGKFREMQAMRYGKLELGVSTYVGTMVLPSLVAAFRNEHPDVAMTIQTGNDPDIQDMLRRGDIEIAILEGNARTFNDKDLKTFTIGEDHIVLVASKDHPLAALPSVTPSHLNEEQLILYEKDCSLCPFVQEYLMEQRVGQHRGTFVNSRDVARAFVKAGVGVAFINHGTVAEDLKRGDLVSLSIEGLEMKRIDVVCFYRQSTGLGFAGWAFRRILEKRAEL; encoded by the coding sequence ATGTCGCTACATCAACTTAGGACCTTCTGCACACTGGTGGAGGAAGGATCCTTCACCAGGACCGCCGAAAGGCTATACCTATCTCAGCCCTCGGTAAGCCAGCATATCGCGACTCTGGAAAAAGAGTACGACGTCATCCTTTTCAACAGGAGGGGGAGGAGCCTGTCCCTCACCCCCGAGGGGAACGCGCTCTACACACTGGCGCTGGACGTCCTCCAAAGGTCCGATTCCATCCCGGGAAAATTCAGGGAGATGCAGGCCATGAGATACGGTAAACTGGAGCTCGGGGTTTCCACCTACGTGGGGACGATGGTCCTCCCCTCTCTGGTAGCGGCGTTCAGAAACGAGCATCCCGACGTGGCCATGACGATACAGACCGGAAACGACCCGGACATCCAGGATATGCTCCGAAGGGGAGATATAGAGATAGCCATACTGGAGGGAAACGCCAGGACCTTCAACGACAAGGACCTGAAGACTTTCACAATAGGAGAGGACCACATTGTCCTGGTGGCTTCGAAAGACCACCCCCTCGCGGCTCTACCGTCGGTGACCCCCTCCCACCTGAACGAGGAACAGCTTATACTCTACGAGAAGGACTGCTCCCTCTGTCCCTTCGTGCAGGAGTATCTGATGGAACAGAGGGTGGGCCAACACAGGGGGACCTTCGTCAACAGCAGGGACGTGGCCAGGGCCTTCGTCAAGGCCGGTGTGGGAGTCGCATTCATAAACCACGGCACAGTTGCGGAGGACCTGAAAAGAGGGGACCTGGTGTCCCTATCTATAGAAGGATTGGAGATGAAGAGAATAGACGTGGTGTGTTTCTACAGACAGTCTACCGGACTGGGTTTCGCCGGCTGGGCCTTCAGGAGAATACTGGAAAAGAGGGCGGAGCTATGA
- a CDS encoding pyridoxal-phosphate dependent enzyme — protein sequence MSYNIIDLTVNEKQLESAVERAREKEIVIPTFAEMKDPSKIPAKIKEKLGSVGLWDVDPLNLFRITWKNEPVKDGGLYDGVNFVELPESLTGVKARIFALVGKWFPTGAHKVGATFGCLAPRLVTGQFDPVNQRAVWPSTGNYCRGGAYNAQLLGCESIAILPEGMSRERFEWLKKVAGEVIATPGSESNVKEIFDKTWELRKTRDDVVIFNQFDEMGNPLWHYVVTGNAIEEMLEQVMGKDDRYFGCAFTTGSAGTIACGDYMKELFPASKIAASEALQCPTLLWNGWGAHRIEGIGDKHVPWVHNVKNTDMIIDVDDEDSMAWIRLFNEPAGKDYLKKKGVPEDLVDSLDLVGISGAANIISCIKMAKYYELTEKDVLVTVLTDSMELYNSRLAEMEEEFGPYGEIDAAVDFHQHIKGLSVDYMQELSYRDRKRVHDLKYYTWVEQQGKSMEELDAQWYDAENYWGEIHGMADKIDEKIREFNDKTGLLK from the coding sequence ATGTCGTATAACATAATAGACCTCACCGTAAACGAGAAACAGCTCGAAAGCGCCGTCGAAAGGGCCAGGGAAAAGGAAATCGTAATTCCCACCTTTGCCGAGATGAAGGATCCCTCGAAGATTCCTGCCAAGATAAAGGAAAAGCTGGGCTCGGTGGGACTCTGGGACGTCGACCCTCTGAACCTGTTCCGAATAACCTGGAAGAACGAGCCGGTCAAGGACGGCGGACTGTACGACGGGGTCAACTTCGTCGAGCTTCCCGAATCACTCACCGGGGTCAAAGCCAGGATCTTCGCCCTGGTGGGAAAGTGGTTCCCCACCGGAGCCCACAAGGTAGGGGCGACCTTCGGCTGTCTCGCCCCCAGGCTCGTGACGGGACAGTTCGACCCTGTGAATCAGAGGGCGGTGTGGCCCTCCACCGGAAACTACTGCCGCGGCGGAGCCTACAACGCCCAGCTTCTGGGATGCGAGTCCATAGCCATTCTTCCCGAGGGGATGAGCCGCGAGCGTTTCGAGTGGCTCAAGAAGGTGGCCGGTGAGGTCATAGCCACTCCCGGGTCGGAGAGCAACGTCAAGGAAATCTTCGACAAAACCTGGGAGCTCAGGAAGACCAGGGACGATGTGGTCATCTTCAACCAGTTCGACGAGATGGGCAACCCCCTCTGGCACTACGTCGTCACCGGAAACGCCATAGAGGAGATGCTGGAGCAGGTGATGGGCAAGGACGACCGCTACTTCGGCTGCGCCTTCACCACCGGATCCGCCGGGACCATAGCCTGTGGCGACTACATGAAGGAGCTTTTCCCTGCGAGCAAGATTGCCGCCTCCGAGGCCCTTCAGTGTCCCACCCTTCTCTGGAACGGATGGGGAGCCCACAGGATAGAGGGCATAGGGGACAAGCATGTGCCCTGGGTCCACAACGTTAAGAACACCGACATGATAATCGACGTGGACGACGAGGACTCCATGGCCTGGATCCGGCTTTTCAACGAGCCAGCCGGAAAGGACTACCTTAAGAAAAAGGGAGTGCCGGAGGATCTGGTGGATTCCCTCGACCTGGTGGGGATCTCCGGAGCGGCCAACATAATATCCTGCATCAAAATGGCCAAGTATTACGAGCTGACAGAGAAGGACGTTCTTGTGACGGTCCTCACCGACTCGATGGAGCTGTACAACTCCCGTCTGGCCGAGATGGAGGAAGAGTTCGGCCCTTACGGCGAGATAGACGCCGCGGTGGATTTCCACCAGCACATCAAAGGTCTCTCGGTGGACTACATGCAGGAACTTTCCTACAGGGACAGAAAGAGGGTCCACGACCTCAAGTACTACACCTGGGTGGAACAGCAGGGCAAGTCCATGGAGGAGCTGGACGCTCAGTGGTACGATGCCGAGAACTACTGGGGCGAGATCCACGGCATGGCGGACAAGATAGACGAGAAGATCAGAGAGTTCAACGACAAGACCGGATTGCTGAAATAA
- a CDS encoding N-acyl-D-amino-acid deacylase family protein, whose protein sequence is MDGSGRDLFVADLAVKDGLVADIGSNLGPAEDTIDLAGKTLVPGFVDVHGHSELKAMTDPDVSPKLLQGYTSELAGNCGVGVAPVREEEKTSLTQEVAGILGRGPEVWNWNSFPELLDRMESGAYGVDLGLLVPHGPLRSYVMGKRRSSLASERDIVEMTAILREAMDAGAFGLSTGLFYDPCCYADSKELTALFETVASRGGVVSVHQRNEGDRILESLEEILAPAESSGVRLQISHLKVGGERNRHKLDRVLETIERYAERGCDVAFDQYPYSAGSTSLYSLLPPSYLALGFNEVKRRLGDKVERGNIRGQMEEPGDWDGVYSMLGWDRIILTGADLEENRVFLGRTLREIGDMRGQDPFDSYFDLISKEGKALTMVDFITDEDSVERIMVHPLQCFGTDGLYSGCPHPRTFGSSYRVLDRYVKDKKLLTLPEAIRKLSSLPAERAGFDDRGLLSVGFRADMVELDLDGLEDRADYGSPSLTGRGIPSVWVRGRPAVRDGEVVSREGRLVRR, encoded by the coding sequence GTGGACGGCAGCGGAAGAGATCTCTTCGTCGCCGATCTGGCCGTTAAAGACGGCCTCGTCGCGGACATAGGTTCAAACCTCGGACCGGCGGAGGACACGATCGACCTCGCAGGTAAAACCCTGGTCCCGGGGTTCGTTGACGTACACGGGCATTCGGAGCTGAAGGCCATGACCGATCCCGACGTGTCTCCGAAGCTGCTTCAGGGCTACACCTCCGAACTTGCTGGAAACTGTGGAGTGGGCGTGGCCCCTGTCAGAGAGGAGGAGAAGACCTCTCTGACCCAGGAGGTGGCTGGGATACTGGGCAGAGGTCCCGAAGTCTGGAACTGGAACTCCTTCCCCGAGCTGCTGGACCGGATGGAATCGGGAGCCTACGGGGTCGACCTGGGCCTTCTGGTGCCTCACGGGCCTCTGAGGAGCTACGTCATGGGGAAGAGGCGTTCGAGCCTGGCATCGGAAAGGGACATAGTGGAGATGACCGCCATCCTTCGGGAGGCTATGGACGCCGGTGCCTTCGGCCTGTCCACCGGGTTATTCTACGATCCCTGTTGCTATGCCGACTCGAAGGAGCTGACCGCCCTCTTCGAGACGGTCGCCAGCAGAGGCGGCGTGGTGTCGGTCCACCAGAGAAACGAGGGGGATCGGATACTTGAGTCCCTGGAGGAGATCCTAGCTCCTGCCGAATCCTCCGGGGTAAGACTTCAGATCTCCCATCTGAAGGTGGGAGGAGAGAGAAACCGTCATAAGCTGGATAGGGTTTTAGAGACCATAGAGAGATATGCCGAGAGAGGTTGCGACGTCGCCTTCGACCAGTACCCTTATTCGGCCGGATCCACCTCCCTCTACAGTCTGCTGCCTCCCTCGTATCTCGCCCTTGGATTTAACGAGGTCAAGCGACGTCTTGGTGATAAAGTAGAGAGAGGAAATATCCGAGGACAGATGGAAGAGCCAGGGGATTGGGACGGCGTCTACTCCATGCTGGGCTGGGACAGGATAATCCTGACCGGTGCCGATCTGGAGGAGAACAGAGTCTTTCTAGGTCGGACCCTGAGGGAGATAGGCGACATGAGGGGACAGGATCCCTTCGATTCCTACTTCGACCTGATCTCTAAGGAGGGAAAGGCGTTGACCATGGTTGACTTTATCACCGACGAGGATTCGGTGGAGAGGATTATGGTCCATCCCCTTCAGTGCTTTGGAACGGACGGCCTCTATTCCGGCTGCCCTCATCCCAGGACCTTCGGAAGTTCCTACCGTGTTCTGGATCGTTACGTGAAGGACAAAAAGCTCTTGACCCTTCCGGAGGCGATCCGAAAGCTTTCGTCCCTTCCGGCCGAGAGGGCCGGCTTCGACGATAGAGGACTCCTGTCGGTCGGCTTCAGGGCCGACATGGTCGAGCTGGACCTGGACGGTCTGGAGGATCGGGCGGACTACGGTTCCCCATCTCTAACAGGTCGGGGGATTCCGTCCGTCTGGGTTAGAGGGCGACCGGCCGTGAGAGATGGCGAGGTGGTCTCCCGGGAGGGACGTCTCGTTAGGAGGTGA